In Chryseobacterium turcicum, a single window of DNA contains:
- the rplA gene encoding 50S ribosomal protein L1, producing the protein MAKLTKKQKEALSKVEKGRIYNLEEGSALVKEVNTAKFDASVDIAVRLGVDPRKANQMVRGVVSLPHGTGKDVKVLALVTPDKEAEAREAGADYVGLDEYLQKIKEGWTDVDVIVTMPAVMGKLGPLGRVLGPRGLMPNPKSGTVTMEIGKAVTEVKAGKIDFKVDKYGIIHAGIGKVSFDAAKIRENAQELISTLVKMKPTAAKGVYVKSIYLSSTMSPGIAIDTKSVN; encoded by the coding sequence ATGGCAAAATTGACTAAAAAGCAAAAGGAAGCTTTAAGCAAAGTAGAAAAAGGAAGAATCTATAACCTTGAAGAAGGTTCTGCTCTTGTAAAAGAGGTGAACACTGCAAAGTTTGATGCTTCTGTAGATATCGCTGTAAGATTGGGTGTAGATCCAAGAAAAGCAAACCAAATGGTAAGAGGTGTAGTATCTCTTCCTCACGGTACTGGTAAAGATGTTAAAGTTTTGGCTTTAGTAACTCCAGATAAAGAAGCTGAAGCTAGAGAAGCTGGTGCTGATTATGTAGGTCTTGATGAATATTTACAAAAAATAAAAGAAGGTTGGACGGATGTTGACGTTATCGTTACTATGCCAGCTGTTATGGGTAAATTAGGACCTTTAGGTAGAGTATTAGGACCAAGAGGTTTGATGCCTAACCCTAAATCAGGTACTGTTACTATGGAAATTGGTAAAGCAGTAACTGAAGTGAAAGCTGGTAAAATTGACTTTAAAGTAGACAAATACGGTATTATCCATGCTGGTATTGGTAAAGTATCTTTCGATGCTGCTAAAATCAGAGAAAATGCTCAGGAATTGATCTCTACTTTGGTTAAAATGAAGCCTACTGCTGCTAAAGGTGTTTATGTAAAAAGCATTTATTTGTCTTCTACAATGAGCCCTGGTATTGCAATCGATACTAAATCTGTAAACTAA
- the rplJ gene encoding 50S ribosomal protein L10 encodes MTKDQKVVAIQEIKDLLQDAKVVYVADLEGLNAGKASDFRRQAFKQNIKVKVVKNTLLQKAMEQIEGVDYSEMFQTFKGNSALMIAETANAPAKLIKDFRKKEEKPALKSAFVQETFYVGDNNLDALVSIKSREEMIGEIIGLLQSPIQRVISALQNQSETAEATTEEVAAPAVEETPATETPEAAAEGEAPAAE; translated from the coding sequence ATGACAAAAGACCAAAAAGTTGTAGCGATACAAGAGATCAAAGACTTGCTTCAGGATGCTAAAGTAGTATATGTTGCAGATCTTGAAGGATTGAATGCTGGTAAAGCATCTGACTTCAGAAGACAGGCTTTCAAGCAAAACATCAAAGTGAAAGTTGTAAAAAATACACTTTTGCAAAAAGCAATGGAACAAATCGAAGGAGTAGATTACTCTGAAATGTTCCAAACTTTCAAAGGTAACTCTGCATTAATGATTGCTGAAACAGCTAACGCTCCAGCAAAATTAATCAAAGACTTTAGAAAAAAAGAAGAGAAGCCGGCTTTAAAATCAGCTTTCGTACAAGAAACTTTCTATGTTGGTGACAACAACCTTGATGCTTTAGTAAGCATTAAGTCTAGAGAAGAAATGATCGGTGAAATCATCGGATTACTTCAGTCTCCAATCCAAAGAGTTATTTCTGCTCTTCAAAACCAATCTGAAACTGCAGAAGCTACAACTGAAGAAGTTGCTGCACCTGCTGTGGAAGAAACTCCAGCTACTGAAACTCCAGAAGCTGCTGCAGAAGGAGAAGCTCCAGCTGCAGAATAA
- the rplL gene encoding 50S ribosomal protein L7/L12 — translation MSDLKNLAETLVNLTVKDVNELATILKDEYGIEPAAAAVVMAGPGAEAAEEKTEFDVILKSAGASKLAIVKLVKDLTGAGLKEAKDIVDGAPSAIKEGISKDEAEALKKQLEEAGAEVELK, via the coding sequence ATGTCAGATTTAAAAAATTTAGCTGAAACGCTAGTAAACTTAACAGTAAAAGACGTAAACGAATTAGCAACTATCCTTAAAGACGAGTACGGAATCGAGCCTGCTGCTGCTGCAGTTGTTATGGCTGGTCCTGGTGCTGAAGCTGCTGAAGAAAAGACTGAATTCGACGTAATTCTTAAGTCTGCAGGTGCTTCTAAATTGGCTATCGTTAAATTAGTAAAAGATTTAACTGGTGCAGGTCTTAAAGAAGCTAAAGACATCGTAGACGGAGCTCCTTCTGCTATCAAAGAAGGTATCTCTAAAGACGAAGCTGAAGCTCTTAAGAAGCAATTAGAAGAAGCTGGTGCTGAAGTAGAATTGAAGTAA
- a CDS encoding thrombospondin type 3 repeat-containing protein produces MIKNYKILSVFLVLLFNMSAYAQEAGKMYLSSGRTGRVYDISTDLLAAPSSTVKALPIPLSIINVSGSNRLRTSNLAIGYDAVAGNSGQLVFFHSDISKNTALYKNGNAVGAITLPEDIGGIGTNNVKGPYFGYTYGFKSLKKNLYRINPNPALVGVITAAVPTDTDWENGTAFGTDSFCDYQNNIYTFINSGANRFLYKISIANLKATKVIKLADATTPSNDDGIQGMAYLNNKVFIATITGDSRITVRGINLSTGAINTQAIYEFNETSANIDLASVDYFVPFTFTCGSIGFLNDTPYVAGASSTRTLRVPISNIYTPGNYTINVTGAGVNTVHNTTITTATTHIDIPVAYSGLGNGGNSNLTIDLNGSTTSCVYTTFVDKDTDNDGIRDMLDLDSDNDGILDIFECPNYFVNQPFNTSNGTTVNFSAPSADLGFIFDVFTLDNSFNLTINGVKLATSEIQFQPNQTDNIRFVGDNRYGNDGVPQVYDMTGNSINPLVRIIIHKNGSINMYGSKAGDGKLYPLELYNGNSFNTITWNISGANDVVLSQLVQGATYIKGNGYGVKNGFCDPDNDGISNQFDVDSDGDGCPDAIEGSENVKYTQVHSLSLPSSDPNYNYRGQIKVLGNGTTSGSPSQIISIKAEGYGVPLLVNSANGNHTNTAGIVDNTDGTVDIGQGIGNSQNAALNDCKCYNTPNTTTGTDNPTKHGITAFNRAGADNSNWPMLRNNGWTALEADTKALVINRMPSSTTGANAGEPLSGGNPAITVPVMGMMYYDTTSDCLKINTDGTRAGWKCFNTQSCPLEN; encoded by the coding sequence ATGATAAAAAATTATAAAATACTAAGTGTATTCTTGGTGTTGTTATTTAATATGTCTGCATATGCTCAAGAGGCTGGTAAGATGTATTTATCTTCTGGCCGCACAGGTAGGGTTTACGACATTTCTACAGATCTTCTTGCAGCTCCTTCATCTACAGTGAAGGCGCTACCAATACCATTATCAATAATTAATGTGAGTGGTAGCAATAGATTAAGAACAAGTAATTTGGCGATAGGATATGATGCTGTTGCAGGAAATAGTGGGCAATTGGTGTTTTTCCACTCTGATATATCAAAAAATACTGCTTTATACAAAAATGGAAATGCAGTGGGAGCAATTACCCTACCTGAAGATATCGGAGGGATCGGAACCAATAATGTGAAAGGACCCTATTTTGGATACACCTACGGTTTTAAAAGCTTAAAAAAAAACTTATACAGAATTAACCCAAATCCGGCTCTTGTAGGAGTAATTACTGCAGCGGTGCCTACAGATACAGATTGGGAAAACGGAACCGCTTTTGGAACAGACTCCTTTTGCGACTACCAAAATAATATTTATACGTTTATTAATAGTGGAGCGAATCGATTTTTATATAAAATATCAATAGCTAATCTAAAGGCTACGAAAGTGATAAAGCTTGCGGATGCAACAACACCATCAAACGATGATGGAATTCAGGGAATGGCATACTTGAATAATAAAGTTTTTATAGCAACCATTACAGGAGATTCTAGAATTACAGTTAGGGGTATTAATCTCTCTACAGGTGCTATTAATACACAAGCTATTTATGAATTTAATGAAACTTCGGCGAATATCGACTTGGCATCGGTAGATTATTTTGTACCGTTTACTTTTACTTGTGGGTCAATCGGATTTCTTAATGATACTCCTTATGTTGCAGGTGCTTCTTCTACCCGTACCTTGAGAGTTCCTATATCCAATATATATACTCCAGGTAATTATACCATTAATGTAACAGGTGCAGGTGTTAATACGGTTCATAATACAACCATTACAACTGCTACTACACATATCGATATTCCTGTAGCGTACAGTGGTTTGGGAAATGGAGGTAATTCTAACCTTACGATTGATTTGAACGGGAGTACAACTTCTTGTGTTTATACTACGTTTGTAGATAAAGATACAGATAATGATGGCATTAGAGATATGCTAGATTTAGATTCTGATAACGATGGTATTTTAGATATTTTCGAGTGTCCTAATTATTTTGTTAATCAGCCTTTTAACACTTCAAATGGTACAACGGTTAATTTTTCGGCTCCTTCTGCTGATTTAGGTTTTATTTTCGATGTTTTTACGTTAGATAATTCTTTTAATTTAACGATAAATGGTGTAAAGCTTGCCACAAGTGAAATTCAGTTTCAACCTAATCAAACCGATAATATAAGATTTGTTGGCGATAATCGTTACGGAAATGATGGTGTGCCTCAGGTTTATGATATGACGGGTAATTCTATCAATCCTTTGGTGAGAATTATTATTCATAAAAATGGCAGCATCAATATGTATGGTAGTAAAGCGGGAGATGGAAAATTATATCCTTTAGAGCTTTATAATGGAAATTCTTTTAATACAATCACATGGAATATTTCTGGAGCAAATGATGTTGTCCTTAGTCAGTTGGTTCAAGGAGCAACCTATATTAAAGGGAATGGATACGGTGTTAAAAATGGTTTTTGTGATCCTGATAACGACGGTATTTCAAATCAGTTTGATGTAGATTCAGATGGTGATGGTTGTCCCGATGCTATTGAAGGTTCTGAAAATGTAAAATACACTCAGGTTCATTCTTTAAGTCTTCCTTCTTCAGATCCAAATTACAATTACAGAGGTCAGATTAAGGTTTTAGGAAACGGAACAACTTCTGGTTCTCCGAGTCAGATTATCAGTATAAAAGCTGAAGGGTATGGAGTTCCTCTTCTGGTAAATAGTGCTAATGGAAATCATACCAATACTGCTGGAATTGTTGATAACACAGACGGAACAGTTGATATCGGGCAGGGAATCGGTAATTCTCAAAATGCAGCACTTAATGACTGTAAATGCTATAATACCCCAAATACAACAACCGGCACTGATAATCCTACAAAACATGGAATTACGGCTTTCAACAGAGCGGGTGCTGATAATTCAAACTGGCCGATGTTGAGAAATAATGGCTGGACGGCACTTGAGGCAGATACAAAAGCTTTAGTCATCAATAGAATGCCAAGTAGTACAACTGGAGCAAACGCTGGTGAACCACTTTCAGGAGGAAATCCTGCCATCACGGTACCTGTAATGGGGATGATGTATTATGATACAACGAGCGACTGTCTGAAAATTAATACGGATGGTACAAGAGCAGGTTGGAAATGTTTTAATACACAATCTTGTCCTCTAGAAAATTAA
- the rpoB gene encoding DNA-directed RNA polymerase subunit beta: protein MSKTTSTTRGVERINFSSAKGKIITPDFLDIQLESFKDFFQLDTLPEDRKKEGLHKTFQENFPITDSRNQFVLEFLDYLVDSPRYSINECVERGLTYSVPLKARLKLYCTDPEHEDFQTVVQDVYLGPVPYMTDSGSFIINGAERVIVTQLHRSPGVFFGQTYHANGTKLYYSRIIPFKGSWMEFTTDINSVMYAYIDRKKKLPLTTLLRAIGFESDKDILQIFDLAEEVKVSKAALKKVEGRTLAARVLNTWFEDFVDEDTGEVVSIERNEIILDRETILEKEHLDLIIDAGVKSILIHKENANEFSIIQNTLQKDPTNSEKEAVEYIYRQLRNADPPDEETARGIIEKLFFSEQRYSLGEVGRYRLNKKLGLNIPTTTEVLTKEDIIAIVRHLIELVNSKTDVDDIDHLSNRRIKTVGEQLAGQFGVGLSRIARTIKERMNVRDNEIFTPLDLVNAKTLTSVINSFFGTNQLSQFMDQTNPLSEITHKRRLSALGPGGLSRERAGFEVRDVHHTHYGRICPIETPEGPNIGLISSLGIYAKINTLGFIETPYRKVNAGTVELNGDPIYLNAEDEEDKVIAQANVELDDNGVFLTDRIIARLDGDYPVVEPSQVNLIDVAPNQISGISASLIPFLEHDDANRALMGSNMMRQAVPLLKPQAPIVGTGLEQQVAKDSRILINAEGRGTVEYVDADKITIKYERSEDEDLVSFESATKTYNLTKFRKTNQSTTITLRPNVRIGDIVEKGQVLCDGYATEKGELALGRNLVVAFMPWKGYNFEDAIVINEKVVREDWFTSIHVDEYSLEVRDTKLGMEELTADIPNVSEEATKDLDENGMIRIGAEVKPGDIMIGKITPKGESDPTPEEKLLRAIFGDKAGDVKDASLKADSSLRGVVINKKLFSRNIKDKKKRTEEKLKLEEIENTYKARFDELRNSLIEKLNTLVSGKTSQGVTNDLDEEIIGKGMKFTHKLLTSVEDYVNVSGADWTVDNDKNELIKQLIHNYKIKFNDIQGVKNREKFAISIGDELPAGIMKLAKVYIAKKRKLNVGDKMAGRHGNKGIVSRIVREEDMPFLEDGTPVDIVLNPLGVPSRMNIGQIYETVLGWAGQRLGMTFATPIFDGATLDQITEYTEKAGVPKFGHTHLYDGGTGERFTQAATVGIIYMLKLGHMVDDKMHARSIGPYSLITQQPLGGKAQFGGQRFGEMEVWALEAFGASNILREILTVKSDDVIGRAKTYEAIAKGEAMPEPGIPESFNVLLHELQGLGLDVRLEE, encoded by the coding sequence ATGAGTAAAACAACATCAACAACTAGGGGAGTTGAGAGAATTAATTTCTCTTCGGCTAAAGGAAAAATCATTACTCCGGATTTCTTAGATATCCAGTTAGAGTCATTTAAAGATTTTTTCCAGCTAGACACACTTCCTGAGGACAGAAAGAAAGAAGGTTTGCACAAAACCTTCCAAGAAAACTTTCCTATTACCGATTCTAGAAACCAATTCGTATTGGAATTCTTAGACTATTTGGTAGATTCTCCACGTTATTCTATCAACGAATGTGTGGAAAGAGGTTTAACGTATTCCGTGCCTCTAAAAGCTAGACTTAAATTATACTGTACAGACCCTGAACATGAAGATTTTCAGACAGTTGTGCAAGATGTATACTTAGGTCCGGTTCCTTATATGACTGATAGTGGTTCTTTCATCATCAATGGTGCAGAAAGAGTTATTGTTACGCAGCTTCACCGTTCACCTGGTGTATTCTTCGGGCAAACTTACCACGCAAACGGAACTAAACTATATTATTCAAGAATTATCCCTTTCAAAGGATCTTGGATGGAATTTACAACTGATATCAACAGCGTAATGTACGCGTATATCGACCGTAAGAAAAAATTACCTTTAACAACGTTATTAAGAGCAATCGGTTTTGAATCTGATAAAGATATCCTTCAAATCTTCGATCTTGCTGAAGAAGTGAAAGTTTCTAAAGCTGCCCTTAAAAAAGTAGAAGGTAGAACTTTGGCTGCGAGAGTATTGAACACTTGGTTCGAAGATTTCGTAGACGAAGACACTGGTGAGGTAGTTTCTATCGAAAGAAACGAAATCATCTTAGATAGAGAAACAATTCTTGAAAAAGAGCATTTAGATCTTATCATAGATGCAGGTGTGAAATCTATCTTGATTCACAAAGAAAATGCTAACGAATTCTCTATCATTCAGAATACGTTACAGAAAGACCCTACGAACTCTGAAAAAGAAGCAGTAGAATATATTTACCGTCAGCTAAGAAATGCAGATCCACCCGATGAGGAAACTGCAAGAGGAATTATCGAAAAATTATTCTTCTCTGAGCAAAGATATTCATTAGGTGAAGTAGGACGTTACAGACTAAACAAAAAGTTAGGTCTTAATATCCCTACTACAACTGAGGTTCTTACAAAAGAAGATATCATTGCAATTGTAAGACACTTAATTGAATTGGTAAATTCAAAAACAGATGTTGATGATATTGATCACCTTTCAAACAGAAGAATTAAAACTGTTGGTGAGCAATTAGCAGGGCAGTTCGGTGTAGGTCTTTCGAGAATTGCAAGAACTATTAAGGAAAGAATGAACGTTAGAGATAACGAGATATTTACTCCTCTAGATCTTGTTAATGCTAAAACTTTAACATCAGTAATTAATTCATTCTTTGGTACCAACCAGCTTTCTCAGTTCATGGACCAAACCAACCCTCTATCAGAAATCACGCACAAGCGTAGACTTTCTGCCCTAGGACCTGGTGGTTTATCAAGAGAAAGAGCAGGTTTCGAGGTACGTGACGTTCACCATACTCACTATGGTCGTATTTGTCCGATCGAAACTCCTGAGGGACCAAACATTGGTTTGATTTCATCTTTAGGTATTTATGCTAAAATCAATACGTTAGGTTTCATCGAAACTCCGTATAGAAAAGTAAATGCTGGAACTGTAGAATTAAATGGAGATCCTATTTATTTAAATGCAGAAGACGAAGAAGATAAAGTAATTGCTCAGGCAAACGTTGAGTTAGATGACAATGGTGTTTTCTTAACAGACAGAATTATTGCTCGTCTAGACGGTGATTATCCTGTAGTTGAGCCTTCTCAGGTTAATTTGATTGACGTTGCACCAAACCAGATTTCTGGTATTTCAGCTTCATTAATTCCTTTCTTGGAACATGATGATGCGAACAGAGCGTTGATGGGATCAAACATGATGCGTCAGGCAGTTCCTTTGTTGAAGCCACAAGCTCCAATTGTAGGTACAGGTCTGGAACAACAAGTTGCGAAAGATTCTAGAATCTTAATCAATGCTGAAGGTAGAGGTACTGTAGAGTATGTAGATGCTGATAAGATTACCATTAAATATGAAAGAAGCGAAGACGAAGATTTAGTATCATTCGAATCTGCTACAAAAACATATAACCTTACGAAGTTTAGAAAAACTAACCAGAGTACAACCATTACCCTAAGACCAAACGTAAGAATAGGTGATATCGTGGAAAAAGGACAAGTACTTTGCGACGGTTATGCTACTGAAAAAGGAGAATTAGCTCTTGGTAGAAACTTAGTAGTTGCGTTCATGCCTTGGAAGGGTTACAACTTTGAGGATGCGATCGTAATCAACGAAAAAGTAGTACGTGAAGACTGGTTTACTTCAATCCACGTAGATGAGTATTCTCTTGAAGTTCGTGATACCAAATTAGGTATGGAAGAATTGACAGCAGATATTCCAAACGTTTCTGAAGAAGCTACAAAAGATCTTGATGAGAACGGAATGATCAGAATCGGTGCTGAAGTGAAGCCTGGTGATATCATGATTGGTAAGATTACTCCAAAAGGTGAATCTGATCCTACTCCTGAAGAGAAACTTCTTAGAGCAATCTTTGGTGACAAAGCTGGTGATGTGAAAGATGCTTCATTAAAAGCAGATTCATCATTAAGAGGTGTTGTTATCAACAAAAAATTGTTCTCTAGAAACATTAAAGATAAAAAGAAAAGAACTGAAGAAAAACTTAAACTTGAAGAGATTGAAAACACTTACAAGGCTAGGTTTGATGAGTTGAGAAACAGTTTAATTGAAAAATTAAACACTTTGGTTAGCGGTAAAACTTCTCAAGGAGTTACCAATGACTTAGATGAGGAAATCATCGGTAAAGGAATGAAGTTTACTCACAAATTATTAACTTCAGTTGAAGATTACGTTAACGTAAGCGGTGCAGATTGGACGGTTGACAACGATAAAAACGAATTGATCAAGCAGTTGATTCACAACTATAAAATCAAATTCAACGATATTCAAGGAGTTAAAAACCGTGAGAAATTCGCAATTTCTATCGGAGATGAGCTTCCAGCAGGTATCATGAAGTTGGCTAAAGTATATATCGCTAAAAAACGTAAACTAAACGTTGGAGATAAAATGGCGGGTCGTCACGGTAACAAAGGTATCGTTTCGAGAATCGTTCGTGAAGAAGATATGCCATTCCTAGAAGACGGAACACCAGTAGATATCGTATTGAATCCACTTGGGGTACCTTCTCGTATGAACATCGGTCAGATCTATGAAACGGTTCTTGGATGGGCTGGTCAGAGATTAGGGATGACGTTTGCTACACCAATCTTTGACGGTGCTACTCTAGATCAAATCACTGAGTATACTGAGAAAGCAGGAGTTCCTAAATTCGGTCACACTCACCTTTATGATGGGGGTACTGGAGAGAGATTTACTCAGGCTGCAACGGTAGGTATTATCTACATGTTGAAATTAGGACACATGGTTGATGACAAAATGCACGCACGTTCTATCGGACCTTACTCATTGATTACTCAACAGCCATTAGGAGGTAAAGCTCAGTTTGGAGGTCAGAGATTCGGAGAGATGGAGGTTTGGGCTCTTGAAGCATTTGGAGCATCAAATATCTTGAGAGAGATCCTTACTGTGAAGTCAGATGACGTAATTGGTAGAGCAAAAACTTATGAAGCGATTGCGAAAGGAGAAGCAATGCCTGAACCAGGTATTCCTGAATCTTTCAACGTACTACTTCACGAGTTACAAGGTCTTGGATTAGACGTAAGACTTGAGGAATAA